Proteins encoded within one genomic window of Balaenoptera musculus isolate JJ_BM4_2016_0621 chromosome 12, mBalMus1.pri.v3, whole genome shotgun sequence:
- the DSE gene encoding dermatan-sulfate epimerase isoform X4, translating to MYETSYRRGWGFQYLHNHQPTNCMALLTGSLVLMNQGYLQEAYLWTKQVLTIMEKSLVLLREVTDGSLYEGVAYGSYTTRSLFQYMFLVQRHFDINHFGHPWLKQHFAFMYRTILPGFQRTVAIADSNYNWFYGPESQLVFLDKFVMRNGSGNWLADQIRRNRVMEGPGTPSKGQRWCTLHTEFLWYDASLKSVPPPDFGTPALHYFEDWGVVTYGSALPAEINRSFLSFKSGKLGGRAIYDIVHRNKYKDWIKGWRNFNAGHEHPDQNSFTFAPNGVPFITEALYGPKYTFFNNVLMFSPAVSKSCFSPWEGQVTEDCSSKWSKYKHDLAASCQGRVVAAVEKNGVVFIRGEGVGAYNPQLRLKNVQRNLMLLHPQLLLLVDQIHLGEDSPLETAASFFHNVDFSFEETVVDGVHGAFIRQRDGLYKMYWMDDTGYSEKGTFASVTYPRGYPYNGTNYVNVTTHLRSPITRAAYLFIGPSVDVQSFSIHGDSQQLDVFIATSEHAYATYLWTGETTEQLALAQVIADRQKILFDRSSAVKSTVVPEVKDYAAVVEQNLQHFKPVFQLLEKQILSRVRNTASFRKTAERLLRFSDKRQTEEAIDRIFAISQQQQQSKSKKNRRAGKRYKFVDAVPDIFAQIEVNEKKIRQKAQILAQKELPIDEDEEMKDLLDFADVTYEKHKNGDLMKGRFGQARMVTTTRSRAPALSASYTRLFLILNIAIFFVMLAMQLTYFQRAQSLHGQRCLYAVLLIDSCILLWLYSSCSQSQC from the exons ATGTATGAAACTTCATACAGGAGAGGATGGGGATTTCAATACCTGCACAACCATCAGCCCACCAACTGCATGGCCTTGCTCACAGGAAGCCTAGTCCTGATGAATCAAG GGTATCTTCAAGAAGCTTACTTATGGACCAAACAAGTTCTGACCATCATGGAGAAGTCTCTTGTCTTGCTCCGAGAGGTGACAGACGGCTCTCTCTATGAAGGAGTTGCATATGGCAGCTACACCACTAGATCACTCTTCCAGTATATGTTTCTTGTTCAGAGGCACTTTGACATCAACCACTTTGGCCACCCGTGGCTTAAACAACACTTTGCATTTATGTATAGAACCATCCTGCCAG GGTTTCAAAGAACTGTGGCTATTGCAGACTCAAATTACAACTGGTTTTATGGTCCAGAAAGCCAATTAGTGTTCCTGGATAAATTTGTCATGCGTAACGGCAGTGGTAACTGGTTGGCTGACCAGATCAGAAGGAACCGTGTGATGGAAGGTCCAGGGACGCCTTCCAAAGGGCAGCGCTGGTGTACGCTTCACACAGAATTTCTCTG GTATGATGCCAGCTTGAAATCTGTCCCCCCTCCAGATTTTGGCACCCCAGCATTGCATTATTTTGAAGACTGGGGTGTTGTGACTTATGGAAGTGCGCTGCCTGCAGAAATCAATagatctttcctttccttcaagtCAGGAAAACTTGGGGGACGTGCAATATATGACATTGTCCacagaaacaaatacaaagaCTGGATCAAAGGCTGGAGAAATTTTAACGCAGGCCATGAACATCCTGATCAAAActcctttacttttgctcccaaCGGTGTGCCTTTCATTACTGAGGCTCTCTATGGGCCAAAGTATACCTTCTTCAACAATGTTTTGATGTTTTCCCCAGCTGTGTCCAAGAGCTGCTTTTCTCCCTGGGAAGGTCAGGTCACAGAAGACTGTTCATCAAAATGGTCTAAATACAAGCATGACCTGGCAGCTAGCTGTCAGGGGAGAGTGGTTGCTGCAGTGGAGAAAAATGGGGTGGTTTTCATCCGAGGAGAGGGTGTGGGCGCTTATAACCCCCAGCTCCGTCTGAAGAACGTTCAGAGGAATCTGATGCTCCTGCATCCACAGCTTCTCCTCCTTGTGGATCAGATACACCTGGGAGAGGACAGCCCCTTGGAGACGGCAGCAAGCTTCTTCCACaatgtggatttttcttttgagGAGACAGTGGTAGATGGGGTCCATGGGGCTTTCATCAGGCAGCGAGATGGTCTCTATAAAATGTACTGGATGGATGATACCGGCTACAGTGAGAAAGGAACCTTTGCTTCAGTGACATACCCTCGGGGCTATCCCTACAACGGGACCAACTATGTGAATGTCACCACACACCTCCGAAGTCCCATCACCAGGGCAGCTTACCTCTTCATAGGGCCCTCCGTAGATGTCCAGAGCTTCAGCATCCACGGAGACTCTCAGCAACTGGATGTGTTCATAGCCACCAGCGAGCATGCCTACGCCACTTACCTGTGGACAGGTGAGACTACAGAACAGTTGGCCTTGGCACAGGTCATTGCCGACCGTCAGAAAATTCTGTTTGACCGGAGTTCGGCCGTCAAGAGCACCGTGGTCCCTGAGGTGAAGGACTACGCCGCTGTTGTGGAACAGAACCTGCAGCATTTTAAGCCAGTGTTCCAGCTGCTGGAGAAGCAGATCCTGTCCCGAGTCCGGAACACAGCCAGCTTTAGGAAGACTGCTGAGCGCCTGCTGAGATTTTCAGATAAGAGACAGACCGAGGAGGCCATCGACAGAATTTTTGCCAtatcacagcagcagcagcaaagcaAGTCCAAGAAAAACCGAAGGGCAGGCAAGCGCTATAAATTTGTGGATGCCGTCCCTGATATTTTTGCACAGATTGAAGTCAATGAGAAGAAGATTCGACAGAAAGCTCAGATTTTGGCACAGAAAGAGCTGCCCAtagatgaagatgaagaaatgaaagaccttttagattttgcagatgtaacaTATGAGAAACACAAAAATGGTGATTTGATGAAAGGCCGGTTTGGACAGGCTCGGATGGTGACGACGACTCGCAGCAGAGCCCCAGCACTGTCTGCTTCGTATACCAGGCTGTTCCTGATTCTGAACATCGCTATTTTCTTTGTCATGTTGGCAATGCAACTGACTTATTTCCAGAGGGCCCAGAGCCTACATGGCCAAAGATGTCTTTATGCAGTCCTTCTAATAGATAGCTGTATTTTATTATGGTTGTACTCTTCTTGTTCCCAATCCCAGTGTTAG